A DNA window from uncultured Methanoregula sp. contains the following coding sequences:
- a CDS encoding DUF1257 domain-containing protein yields MSHYSRVRTTFHNREALIACLAELGYRVETDTVIKGHHGEHPVEIAATRKNGYGIGFVKGDNSSYDMVADWWGVAGADEQKVLQELSQQSESIQKEYARRMVLEQTTREGYEIVSETTEADGSVRIVVRRWE; encoded by the coding sequence ATGTCGCACTACAGCCGGGTCAGGACCACATTCCACAACCGCGAGGCGCTCATTGCCTGCCTGGCAGAACTCGGTTACCGGGTTGAGACCGATACCGTGATCAAGGGGCACCATGGCGAACATCCCGTGGAGATTGCAGCAACCAGGAAGAACGGGTACGGGATCGGGTTTGTCAAAGGCGACAACTCATCCTACGATATGGTGGCTGACTGGTGGGGCGTTGCCGGGGCCGACGAACAGAAAGTCTTGCAGGAACTCTCGCAGCAGTCGGAGTCCATCCAGAAAGAGTACGCCCGCAGGATGGTGCTCGAACAGACCACACGTGAGGGGTACGAGATTGTGTCGGAGACAACCGAAGCGGACGGCAGTGTACGGATTGTCGTGCGGAGGTGGGAATAA
- a CDS encoding adenosylhomocysteinase encodes MNSGKLKIEWAGQYMPVLAAIKKQFVKEKPFAGMTIGMALHVEAKTANLVSTLAAGGAVVHITGCNPLSTQDDVAEALNDVKNVHCYAKRACSVDEYYAAIDQVLDAKPVITIDDGMDLIHYIHTKRRDLIKKVIGGCEETTTGIHRLKAMAAEGKLEFPVVAVNDTPMKHFFDNVHGTGESVLSSIMITTNTLIAGKYFVVAGYGYCGRGLARKAHGLGAKVVVTEIDPRRALEAHMDGFMVMTMDDAAAIGDIFVTTTGNFAVIAKKHFAKLKDGAILANAGHFNVEIDIEYLRKNATRIIERDGIESFVLGKKTVHVLAEGRLVNLATPKGMGHPIEVMDLSFALQALCTLHIAKNGKKMKGGVYDVPNEIDEQVANLKLSSLGLSIDSLSKEQKKYSCSWDIGT; translated from the coding sequence ATGAATTCAGGAAAACTGAAGATAGAATGGGCCGGGCAGTACATGCCGGTACTTGCTGCCATAAAAAAACAGTTTGTCAAGGAAAAGCCGTTTGCCGGCATGACTATCGGCATGGCGCTCCATGTCGAGGCCAAGACCGCAAACCTTGTCTCAACGCTCGCTGCCGGTGGAGCAGTGGTTCATATCACCGGCTGCAACCCGCTCTCCACGCAGGACGATGTGGCAGAAGCCCTCAATGATGTGAAAAATGTCCACTGTTATGCAAAGCGGGCCTGCTCGGTGGACGAGTATTATGCCGCCATCGACCAGGTTCTCGATGCAAAACCGGTCATCACCATCGATGACGGGATGGACTTGATTCACTACATCCACACCAAGCGCCGCGACCTCATCAAGAAAGTCATCGGGGGCTGCGAGGAGACCACCACCGGTATCCACCGCTTGAAAGCCATGGCTGCTGAAGGGAAGCTCGAGTTCCCCGTCGTCGCCGTGAATGACACACCGATGAAGCACTTCTTCGACAATGTCCACGGGACCGGGGAGAGTGTCCTTTCGTCGATCATGATAACCACGAACACCCTTATTGCCGGGAAGTATTTCGTGGTTGCCGGCTACGGTTACTGCGGCCGGGGCCTTGCCAGGAAAGCCCACGGGCTTGGTGCAAAAGTCGTTGTGACCGAGATCGATCCCCGCCGTGCCCTCGAAGCCCACATGGACGGGTTCATGGTCATGACCATGGACGATGCAGCAGCCATCGGGGATATCTTCGTGACAACAACCGGCAATTTCGCGGTCATTGCAAAGAAGCACTTTGCTAAACTGAAAGATGGTGCCATCCTTGCCAATGCCGGTCACTTCAATGTCGAGATCGACATCGAGTATCTGAGGAAGAACGCGACCCGGATTATCGAGCGTGACGGTATTGAGTCGTTCGTGCTCGGGAAGAAGACCGTTCACGTCCTTGCCGAAGGCCGGCTCGTGAACCTCGCTACACCCAAAGGGATGGGCCACCCGATCGAGGTCATGGATCTGAGTTTCGCCCTCCAGGCGCTCTGTACTCTCCATATTGCCAAGAACGGGAAGAAGATGAAAGGCGGCGTATACGATGTGCCCAACGAGATTGATGAGCAGGTTGCTAACCTCAAGCTCTCCTCGCTTGGTCTCTCCATCGATTCGCTCAGCAAAGAGCAGAAGAAATATTCCTGTAGTTGGGATATCGGAACGTAA
- a CDS encoding tryptophan--tRNA ligase yields MPDPQINPWSSTPSLDIEKTFAEFGIDKIAPAIQELPEVPYFMRRGIVVGHRDYNHIAHAIKTKSPFHILTGFMPSGHPHLGHLMVMKEVVWHVQQGGNGYITIADREAHAVRGLSWEKCNEYGKEYLACLYALGFEGETYFQSRNNRLKDLAFEAATKVNFSELSAIYGFSPETDLAHADSVITQVADILYPQVDREPAPTLVPVGVDQDPHIRLTRGIAHKMRMFTVEERDGYISVRSKNAPEAALEAVKKAFPHAKKYEGHVDIRGAQCADVKGKVREIERANGGFAFYTPSSTYHIFMPGLTGGKMSSSVPESFISFHEPEATVRKKVMSGITGGRMTLEEQKRLGGEPDKCSLFLLNLFHMVTDDLELGEIRRKCTAGEITCGQCKKETAERVVAFLKDFREKMDAAADKIRV; encoded by the coding sequence ATGCCAGACCCGCAGATCAATCCCTGGTCAAGCACTCCGTCCCTTGATATCGAGAAGACGTTTGCCGAATTCGGTATCGACAAAATAGCCCCCGCGATACAGGAACTCCCCGAGGTCCCGTATTTCATGCGCCGGGGTATCGTGGTCGGTCACCGCGATTACAATCACATAGCCCATGCGATCAAAACAAAAAGTCCGTTCCACATACTGACCGGGTTCATGCCGAGCGGCCACCCCCACCTCGGCCACCTGATGGTGATGAAGGAAGTTGTCTGGCACGTGCAGCAGGGTGGCAACGGGTACATCACGATCGCCGACCGGGAAGCCCATGCGGTCCGGGGCCTCTCGTGGGAGAAGTGCAACGAGTACGGGAAAGAGTACCTTGCCTGCCTGTATGCCCTCGGGTTTGAGGGTGAGACCTATTTCCAGAGCCGGAACAACCGGCTCAAGGATCTGGCATTCGAAGCTGCAACCAAGGTCAACTTCTCGGAACTTTCGGCAATCTACGGTTTTTCTCCGGAGACTGATCTCGCCCATGCTGACAGCGTCATCACCCAAGTCGCTGATATCCTTTATCCTCAGGTTGACCGCGAGCCCGCACCGACTCTGGTTCCGGTTGGCGTTGATCAGGACCCGCATATCCGCCTGACCCGGGGCATTGCCCACAAGATGCGGATGTTCACAGTCGAGGAGCGGGACGGGTACATCAGTGTCCGGTCCAAGAATGCTCCCGAGGCAGCGCTCGAAGCGGTCAAGAAAGCATTCCCGCATGCCAAGAAGTACGAGGGGCACGTTGATATCAGGGGGGCGCAGTGCGCAGATGTGAAAGGAAAAGTCCGCGAGATCGAGCGGGCAAACGGCGGGTTTGCCTTCTACACCCCTTCGTCCACGTATCATATCTTCATGCCGGGCCTCACCGGCGGGAAGATGTCCTCGAGCGTGCCGGAGAGTTTCATCTCCTTCCATGAGCCCGAGGCAACGGTCCGAAAGAAAGTGATGAGTGGGATCACCGGCGGGAGAATGACCCTTGAAGAACAGAAGCGTCTGGGCGGCGAACCGGACAAGTGCTCGCTCTTCCTCCTCAACCTCTTCCACATGGTTACCGATGATCTTGAGCTTGGGGAGATCCGGCGGAAATGTACAGCCGGTGAGATAACCTGTGGCCAGTGCAAGAAAGAGACGGCCGAGCGGGTGGTGGCGTTCTTGAAAGACTTCCGGGAGAAGATGGACGCGGCAGCAGACAAAATCAGGGTGTGA
- a CDS encoding DNA glycosylase, with the protein MPSITLHQNEPFHLDATLACGQVFRWDHTDDGWWYGVVGDRVIKIRQDGQKITYTGAPASFIRHYFSLDMDLDRVLASIDRDPFIRESIQKNRGLRLVRQPPWECTISYICSTNSNIPTIRRRIVSIAKKFGSPVEFEGKTYYSFPGPEPISCGGREGLTECRLGYRHPYVFGTSCTVTDEKVWEEKIHGLPYDEARKELMKLHGVGPKAADCILLFAFQKYEAFPVDVWIRRIMQQHYLPGLATGAPLTNREYDSIRRFAWEHFGEYCGYAQEYLYAARDG; encoded by the coding sequence ATGCCTTCCATCACCCTTCACCAGAACGAGCCTTTTCATCTCGATGCCACCCTTGCCTGCGGACAGGTCTTCCGCTGGGACCACACCGATGACGGCTGGTGGTACGGGGTTGTCGGGGACCGGGTGATAAAGATACGACAGGACGGGCAGAAGATCACCTATACCGGTGCGCCGGCATCCTTTATCCGGCACTATTTTTCCCTGGATATGGATCTCGACAGGGTTCTCGCATCCATCGACCGCGACCCGTTCATCCGCGAATCCATCCAGAAAAACCGGGGTCTCCGGCTCGTACGCCAGCCCCCGTGGGAGTGCACCATCTCCTACATCTGTTCGACAAACTCCAACATCCCCACGATCCGACGCAGGATTGTCTCCATTGCAAAAAAATTTGGCAGCCCTGTTGAATTTGAAGGGAAGACCTATTACTCGTTTCCCGGACCGGAACCCATATCGTGTGGGGGACGCGAAGGGCTTACGGAATGCCGGCTGGGGTACCGGCATCCCTATGTCTTTGGCACCTCCTGCACGGTTACCGATGAGAAGGTGTGGGAAGAAAAAATACACGGGCTCCCGTACGATGAGGCAAGAAAAGAACTCATGAAACTCCACGGGGTCGGCCCGAAAGCAGCTGACTGCATCCTGCTCTTCGCATTCCAGAAGTACGAAGCATTCCCGGTCGATGTCTGGATCCGCAGGATCATGCAGCAGCACTATCTTCCGGGCCTCGCAACCGGTGCCCCGCTCACGAACCGCGAATACGATTCAATCCGCCGGTTCGCATGGGAACATTTCGGGGAGTACTGCGGGTATGCACAGGAATACCTGTATGCGGCAAGGGATGGGTGA
- the nifB gene encoding nitrogenase cofactor biosynthesis protein NifB, whose product MADEVRVADVNGKKIQWDPAQMRKIQEHPCFSEKACHGFGRCHIPVAPKCNIQCNYCIRDFDCVNESRPGVTTKVLNPDESMDLVKKVVEKYNYIKVVGIAGPGDPLANEETFETLKRLHKEYPNVIKCISTNGLLLPDKIDLLQKYDVGNITVTLNAIDPEIGAKIYQHVDYQGKRYTGLEGAKLLLSQQLKGIEMAVERKMFVKINTVYIPGINEDHIPAIAKKVGEMGVYNFNLIPLIAQYKFAGITPPTPEMKKKMQDECGKYVKQMRHCQRCRADAIGKLGHDVQSCMYEK is encoded by the coding sequence ATGGCTGATGAAGTGAGGGTAGCAGACGTCAACGGGAAAAAAATCCAGTGGGACCCTGCGCAGATGCGCAAGATCCAGGAACACCCCTGTTTCTCCGAGAAGGCATGCCACGGGTTTGGCCGGTGCCACATTCCGGTAGCCCCCAAGTGCAATATCCAGTGCAATTATTGTATCCGGGATTTTGACTGCGTGAACGAGAGTCGTCCCGGTGTGACCACGAAAGTCCTCAACCCGGACGAGTCCATGGACCTCGTGAAGAAGGTCGTGGAAAAATACAATTATATCAAGGTGGTGGGCATTGCCGGGCCCGGGGATCCTCTTGCAAACGAGGAGACATTCGAGACATTAAAGCGGCTCCACAAGGAGTACCCGAACGTCATCAAGTGCATCAGCACAAACGGACTTCTCCTGCCGGATAAGATCGATCTTCTCCAGAAATACGATGTCGGCAATATCACCGTCACCCTCAATGCCATCGACCCCGAGATCGGGGCAAAGATCTACCAGCACGTGGATTACCAGGGGAAACGATATACCGGTCTCGAAGGGGCAAAACTCCTCCTCTCCCAGCAGCTCAAGGGAATCGAGATGGCCGTGGAACGCAAGATGTTTGTCAAGATCAATACCGTTTATATCCCCGGTATCAATGAAGACCACATCCCAGCCATAGCAAAGAAAGTCGGCGAGATGGGTGTGTACAATTTCAACCTCATTCCGCTCATCGCCCAGTACAAGTTTGCAGGCATCACTCCACCAACCCCGGAGATGAAGAAGAAGATGCAGGATGAATGCGGCAAATATGTCAAACAGATGCGCCACTGCCAGCGGTGCCGTGCGGATGCCATCGGCAAACTCGGCCACGATGTCCAGTCGTGCATGTACGAAAAATAA
- a CDS encoding 4Fe-4S single cluster domain-containing protein: MVHEYNDPGCRLRSVLHLGSFLPRSEANGPGVRSVVWVQGCPHRCEGCFNPEFQHFSPARQISTSHLARTIITQAGIDGVTFSGGEPFAQAPALAELGARVRDAGMTVVTYSGYLYERLEAGTAAGWQELLAVTDLLIAGPYIPSLRCTGSLKGSANQQIVALSGRIALPENAAEEKNPAGMAEFTISADGAITATGFPDPELLQQLQAMCREM; encoded by the coding sequence ATGGTGCACGAATACAACGACCCCGGATGCCGACTCAGGAGCGTGCTTCACCTCGGGAGTTTTCTCCCGCGATCCGAAGCAAACGGTCCCGGCGTCCGGTCCGTTGTATGGGTGCAGGGATGTCCCCACCGGTGCGAAGGGTGTTTCAATCCTGAGTTCCAGCACTTTTCTCCTGCCCGCCAGATCAGTACCAGTCATCTTGCACGTACCATCATCACCCAGGCCGGGATCGACGGGGTCACATTTTCAGGAGGCGAACCGTTTGCCCAGGCACCTGCACTCGCTGAACTAGGTGCCCGGGTCCGGGATGCGGGCATGACCGTTGTCACGTATTCAGGATATTTGTACGAGCGGCTTGAAGCCGGAACGGCCGCCGGGTGGCAGGAGCTGCTCGCGGTCACGGATCTCCTCATTGCCGGCCCGTACATACCATCACTCCGGTGCACCGGTTCCCTGAAAGGATCCGCAAACCAGCAGATCGTCGCGCTCAGTGGAAGGATTGCACTCCCGGAGAACGCCGCAGAAGAAAAAAACCCGGCCGGGATGGCCGAGTTCACGATCTCTGCCGACGGTGCCATCACAGCAACCGGGTTTCCCGACCCGGAACTCCTGCAGCAGCTGCAGGCGATGTGCAGGGAGATGTGA
- the endA gene encoding tRNA-intron lyase translates to MKATFDGTTIRTGKDGKSLYEQSGYGRPEADGLRLSPQEALYLLHRQKIEVSGHSFDSLFAEFSGQPNFMRSFLVYRDLRERGYVVQTGPHDFRVFRRGERPGKGESVYLVRVLSERDPVRFEKLIEEVMASRNMRKQYVLAVVDDEEELTYYEIKLQKLADAESPLAFPGQHDAMLIGKSALVRIPPGSDLELAGYGKRLDPERLILGPVELLSLMEKGMIRLMRGQETISTADFLTLASETDSELTGKIAVYNELRLHHFTPRTGYKFGHHFRVYCGKNVHSDLLVHAVEKESVLPMSVISRSVRMAHSVKKKMFFGAVHSSGIQFVEFARIKL, encoded by the coding sequence GTGAAGGCAACATTTGACGGGACCACGATCCGCACAGGTAAAGACGGTAAATCTCTCTACGAGCAGAGCGGGTACGGCCGGCCTGAAGCCGACGGGCTCCGGCTCTCCCCCCAGGAGGCGCTGTATCTCCTCCACCGGCAGAAGATCGAGGTCTCGGGCCATTCGTTCGATTCTCTTTTTGCAGAATTCTCCGGCCAGCCGAATTTCATGCGAAGCTTCCTTGTGTATCGGGATCTCCGCGAGCGCGGGTACGTTGTCCAGACCGGGCCGCATGACTTCCGGGTCTTCAGGCGCGGCGAGCGGCCGGGCAAGGGTGAGTCCGTGTACCTGGTCCGCGTCCTTTCCGAGCGGGATCCGGTCCGGTTCGAAAAACTGATTGAAGAAGTGATGGCCTCGCGCAATATGCGCAAACAGTATGTCCTTGCCGTAGTGGATGACGAGGAGGAGCTCACCTATTACGAGATCAAGCTCCAGAAACTTGCCGATGCCGAATCACCGCTCGCCTTCCCGGGTCAGCATGATGCCATGCTGATTGGGAAATCCGCTCTCGTGAGAATCCCGCCCGGTTCCGATCTCGAACTGGCCGGGTATGGTAAAAGGCTCGATCCCGAGCGCCTCATCCTCGGCCCTGTGGAACTTCTCTCCCTCATGGAGAAAGGAATGATCCGACTCATGCGGGGACAAGAGACGATCAGCACCGCTGATTTCCTTACTCTGGCAAGCGAGACCGACAGCGAACTAACCGGAAAGATTGCCGTCTACAATGAGTTACGGCTGCATCATTTCACTCCCCGAACCGGCTACAAGTTCGGCCACCACTTCCGGGTCTACTGCGGGAAGAATGTCCACTCTGACCTGCTCGTTCATGCTGTCGAGAAGGAGTCCGTTCTCCCGATGAGCGTCATCTCCCGCTCCGTGCGGATGGCGCACAGCGTCAAAAAGAAGATGTTCTTTGGCGCCGTACATTCTTCCGGAATCCAGTTCGTCGAATTTGCACGGATAAAACTGTGA
- the hisF gene encoding imidazole glycerol phosphate synthase subunit HisF, whose protein sequence is MVLTRRIIPCLDLKDGRVVKGTNFLGLRDAGDPVELAERYNEQGADEVVFLDITASKEKRGIIIDVIKRAADQLFLPLTVGGGLKTPDDIQQILRAGADKVSLNTSAVHDPTLLTRGAEAFGTQCIVCAMDVRRNFTPNEKAIPVILEDGRRCWYEVVIYGGSKPTGIDAIAWAKEAEERGAGEILLTSMETDGTKNGFDIAITSAISEAAGIPVIASGGVGTLEHFYEGFTKGKADACLAASVFHYGEFTVKEVKEYLRSRDIPVRL, encoded by the coding sequence ATGGTGCTGACGCGACGGATCATCCCCTGTCTTGATCTCAAGGATGGCAGGGTTGTGAAAGGCACGAATTTCCTCGGACTCCGGGATGCCGGGGACCCGGTGGAGCTTGCCGAGCGGTACAACGAGCAGGGAGCCGATGAGGTGGTCTTCCTCGATATTACAGCCTCGAAGGAGAAGCGGGGCATCATCATCGACGTCATCAAAAGGGCCGCCGACCAGCTCTTCCTTCCCCTGACCGTTGGCGGGGGCCTGAAAACTCCCGACGATATCCAGCAGATCCTCCGGGCTGGTGCCGACAAGGTCAGCCTGAACACAAGCGCAGTCCACGATCCCACACTCCTCACCCGCGGTGCCGAGGCATTTGGAACCCAGTGCATTGTCTGCGCCATGGACGTGCGCCGGAATTTCACCCCGAATGAAAAGGCAATCCCTGTAATTCTCGAAGATGGCCGGAGATGCTGGTACGAGGTTGTCATCTATGGCGGGAGCAAGCCGACGGGGATCGATGCCATTGCCTGGGCAAAAGAGGCCGAGGAGAGAGGCGCCGGCGAGATCCTCTTAACCAGCATGGAGACGGATGGCACCAAGAACGGTTTTGATATCGCCATAACGTCAGCAATCTCCGAAGCCGCGGGCATCCCGGTCATCGCGAGCGGCGGGGTCGGGACGCTTGAGCATTTTTACGAAGGATTCACGAAAGGCAAAGCCGATGCCTGCCTTGCGGCAAGTGTCTTCCACTATGGGGAATTCACGGTAAAAGAAGTTAAAGAGTATCTCAGATCGCGGGATATCCCGGTACGGCTCTGA
- the pheT gene encoding phenylalanine--tRNA ligase subunit beta, whose product MAVITLPYKYLERLTRTDKKTILEKVPLIGSDVERIEEDHADVEFFPDRPDLFSPEGVARAMRGYLGIETGLPAYSVKPSGIKFTIDPQLAEIRPVLGAAVIRGVSFDDESIQSIMSLQESLHWAVGRGRSKVAIGIHDMDTVKPPFHYIASRRSRGFIPLDFKEKMTMDEILEKHPKGRDYAKIVKDFPLFPLIVDDDDHVLSFPPIINGERTRVTIDTKNILLDTTGTDKRAVSVAVNIICTAMAEAGASIESVEIGGVQTPTLNPAERILSVSECSRILGVSLTPVSMAGLLQRMRFGAEPAGADKVKVQVPCYRADIMHDWDIFEDVAIAYGYDKLESQPPKSYTVGKPHPVQVNAALAREAFTGLGYLEVMPFTLTNEDVLYKRMQREETKGVLRVMHPISIENTVVRTELLPLLLEFLTLNRHRELPQRLFTVGDVVLDCRTHQQAAGVSTHPDADFSEAYASADAVLHELSIDYTVKESADPAFIEGRRGDILVNGKKAGVFGEIHPAVLVAFELEHSVAAFEFDLRAVPGYPAI is encoded by the coding sequence ATGGCAGTCATCACGCTCCCTTATAAATATCTCGAACGGCTCACCCGAACGGACAAAAAGACGATCCTCGAGAAAGTCCCCCTTATCGGTTCCGATGTGGAGCGTATCGAGGAGGACCATGCGGACGTGGAATTCTTTCCCGACCGTCCCGATCTCTTCAGTCCCGAAGGCGTTGCCCGGGCCATGCGGGGTTATCTCGGGATTGAGACCGGTCTCCCGGCCTATTCCGTCAAGCCGTCGGGAATAAAATTCACCATCGATCCCCAGCTTGCGGAGATCCGCCCGGTGCTCGGGGCTGCGGTCATACGGGGCGTTTCGTTCGACGATGAGTCGATCCAGAGCATCATGTCCCTTCAGGAATCGCTCCACTGGGCGGTTGGCCGGGGCCGGTCCAAGGTCGCCATAGGTATCCATGACATGGACACGGTCAAACCCCCGTTCCACTACATAGCCTCGCGCCGGAGCCGGGGTTTCATCCCGCTTGACTTCAAAGAGAAGATGACGATGGACGAGATCCTCGAGAAGCACCCGAAAGGTCGGGACTACGCGAAGATCGTAAAAGACTTCCCGCTCTTCCCCCTGATCGTGGACGACGATGATCATGTCCTCTCGTTCCCGCCGATCATCAACGGGGAACGGACCCGGGTCACCATCGACACGAAGAACATCCTCCTCGACACCACCGGCACCGACAAGCGGGCGGTCAGCGTTGCCGTCAATATTATCTGCACAGCGATGGCGGAAGCCGGCGCAAGCATCGAGAGCGTAGAGATCGGCGGAGTCCAGACCCCAACACTCAACCCCGCCGAGAGGATCCTCAGTGTATCGGAATGCTCACGGATTCTCGGCGTCAGCCTGACACCGGTGTCTATGGCGGGGCTTCTCCAGCGGATGCGTTTCGGTGCCGAACCGGCCGGTGCAGACAAGGTAAAGGTCCAGGTGCCCTGCTACCGGGCCGATATCATGCACGATTGGGACATCTTTGAGGATGTGGCCATCGCCTACGGTTATGACAAGCTCGAATCCCAGCCCCCCAAATCATATACCGTGGGAAAACCCCATCCGGTCCAGGTCAATGCAGCCCTGGCCCGCGAAGCTTTCACGGGCCTGGGGTACCTCGAAGTAATGCCATTCACGCTGACAAACGAGGATGTGCTCTACAAGCGGATGCAACGTGAGGAGACAAAAGGAGTTCTCCGCGTGATGCACCCGATCAGCATTGAGAATACTGTCGTCAGGACCGAACTCCTGCCCCTGCTTCTTGAGTTCCTGACCCTGAACCGGCACCGCGAACTTCCCCAGCGCCTCTTCACGGTCGGCGACGTTGTACTGGACTGCCGCACGCACCAGCAGGCAGCAGGTGTCAGCACACACCCGGATGCTGATTTTTCGGAAGCGTACGCTTCGGCCGATGCAGTGCTCCATGAGTTATCGATCGACTATACCGTGAAGGAATCTGCCGACCCGGCCTTTATCGAAGGGCGCCGTGGCGATATCTTGGTGAACGGGAAAAAAGCGGGTGTCTTTGGCGAGATCCATCCCGCCGTGCTCGTGGCCTTCGAGCTCGAACACTCCGTTGCAGCCTTTGAATTCGATCTCAGAGCCGTACCGGGATATCCCGCGATCTGA
- a CDS encoding phenylalanine--tRNA ligase subunit alpha, which translates to MAELTQNEKRLLAMLENAKKADAPHLAGLMGATPEAVVQWAHLLEDKGLATVERIVVKEFVFTDEGNVYAKNGLPETQLLRFILPGTTLADLQKHEAFKIGFGQLRKKGLVKVEGTAVSKTPGASTEADEAALRNPDAADPKTKDLLKRGILQECETVRYSLAITPEGLATAKKGLDLRSETGTLSRDQIISGEWKNLNLRKYDVSKLPKKAYPGKIHPYQRIIAEMREILLEMGFEELYGGIVQQSFWNFDALFQPQDHPAREMQDTFYLKETLPLPKGYEKVKAMHISGGETSSTGWGGIWREEKAEQCVLRTHTTSVSIQHLAQNLKPPVKAFCVGRVYRRETIDTTHLAEFEQLEGIVMDENVTFGNLLGILREFYNRMGFESVRFKPSFYPYTEPSLDAEVYVEGIGWIEMGGAGVFREEVTAPLGVTYPVLAWGLGVSRIAMLRLGLKDLRLLHKSDVAFLRETPSLRPTKGGL; encoded by the coding sequence ATGGCAGAACTGACGCAGAACGAGAAGCGGTTGCTTGCAATGCTTGAGAACGCGAAGAAGGCGGATGCCCCGCACCTCGCCGGACTGATGGGAGCAACCCCCGAGGCCGTCGTGCAGTGGGCCCACCTTCTGGAGGACAAGGGCCTTGCTACGGTAGAGCGGATCGTGGTAAAGGAATTTGTGTTCACGGACGAGGGGAACGTTTATGCAAAGAACGGCCTTCCCGAGACCCAGCTCCTCCGTTTCATTCTGCCCGGCACCACGCTTGCCGATCTCCAGAAGCACGAAGCGTTCAAAATCGGCTTTGGCCAGCTGAGAAAGAAAGGTCTTGTCAAAGTTGAAGGCACGGCAGTGTCAAAAACGCCGGGTGCCTCCACAGAAGCAGACGAGGCGGCGCTCCGGAACCCGGATGCAGCGGATCCCAAAACAAAGGATCTTCTCAAACGCGGGATCCTGCAGGAGTGCGAGACCGTCCGGTACTCCCTTGCCATTACTCCTGAGGGTCTCGCGACTGCCAAAAAGGGACTCGATCTCCGATCAGAGACGGGCACCCTTTCCCGCGATCAGATCATATCAGGCGAATGGAAGAATCTCAACCTCCGCAAATACGATGTTAGCAAACTCCCAAAGAAGGCGTACCCCGGCAAGATTCATCCCTACCAGCGGATCATTGCCGAGATGCGGGAGATCCTCCTCGAGATGGGCTTCGAGGAACTCTACGGAGGTATCGTCCAGCAGTCCTTCTGGAATTTCGATGCCCTCTTCCAGCCGCAGGACCACCCGGCCCGGGAGATGCAGGATACCTTTTACCTCAAAGAGACCCTTCCGCTCCCGAAAGGGTACGAGAAAGTCAAAGCCATGCACATCTCCGGCGGGGAGACCTCATCAACCGGCTGGGGGGGCATATGGCGGGAGGAGAAGGCTGAACAGTGCGTGCTCCGCACCCACACAACAAGCGTCTCCATCCAGCACCTTGCGCAGAACTTAAAGCCGCCGGTCAAGGCCTTCTGCGTTGGCCGTGTCTACCGGCGCGAGACTATTGATACCACACACCTTGCCGAGTTCGAGCAGCTCGAAGGGATCGTGATGGACGAGAACGTCACGTTCGGGAATCTCCTTGGGATCCTACGGGAGTTCTACAACCGGATGGGCTTTGAGAGCGTCCGGTTCAAACCCTCGTTCTACCCCTACACCGAGCCGAGCCTGGATGCTGAAGTGTATGTCGAAGGCATCGGCTGGATAGAGATGGGCGGTGCCGGCGTATTCCGCGAGGAAGTCACTGCACCGCTCGGGGTAACTTATCCCGTCCTTGCCTGGGGTCTTGGCGTGAGCCGGATCGCGATGCTCCGGCTCGGCCTCAAGGATCTCCGCCTCCTGCACAAGAGCGATGTGGCGTTCCTGCGTGAGACCCCGTCCCTGCGACCCACGAAAGGAGGGCTCTGA